The following are encoded in a window of Borrelia sp. A-FGy1 genomic DNA:
- a CDS encoding Vsp/OspC family lipoprotein — protein MKKNTLSAIFMTLFLLISCNNSGTESEALGNEESTSGKKTQSKNVDLKAMSDKIKEVSLFISDVKEIEVLIGSIDNLVKAIGKKTGSNDALQAEADHNGALIAGAFTVMSSVKSKLQALENKAEKFDGIKEKILSVKKENEAFLAKIKTKSADLGKEGVTDSHAKEAIDRIGNSSGDKGASDLVKVNSAMGILVADVQKILDSLLKELAALSSKVTETGSK, from the coding sequence ATGAAGAAGAATACATTAAGTGCAATATTCATGACTTTATTTTTATTGATATCTTGTAATAATTCAGGAACAGAAAGCGAAGCTTTAGGTAATGAAGAAAGTACATCTGGAAAAAAAACACAATCAAAAAATGTTGATTTAAAAGCAATGTCTGATAAAATAAAAGAGGTTAGTCTCTTTATTTCAGATGTTAAAGAAATAGAGGTTTTAATTGGATCAATAGATAATCTTGTTAAAGCTATTGGAAAAAAAACTGGTAGTAATGATGCTCTTCAGGCTGAAGCAGATCACAATGGAGCTTTAATTGCAGGAGCATTTACAGTGATGTCTAGTGTGAAGAGTAAGTTGCAAGCATTAGAGAATAAAGCTGAAAAATTTGATGGAATAAAAGAAAAGATTTTGAGTGTTAAGAAAGAAAATGAGGCTTTCTTAGCGAAAATAAAAACAAAATCTGCAGACCTTGGTAAGGAAGGCGTTACAGATAGTCATGCTAAAGAGGCGATAGATAGGATAGGTAATTCTAGTGGAGATAAAGGGGCATCTGATCTTGTAAAGGTTAACTCAGCTATGGGTATTTTAGTAGCAGATGTTCAGAAAATATTAGATTCTTTACTTAAAGAGCTTGCTGCATTGTCTAGTAAAGTTACAGAGACAGGTTCTAAATAA
- a CDS encoding oligopeptide permease-like protein: protein MSFSFKNSKSTKIFLAILFASCSSLRIEHDEFNSKLRVYQNLSKNCEIKGVFDYKNKITQIFLYTKFRNHSIISQTPLKLTDGTKIEGKTRYEYNNNAFIGNWINYSSFRISKSILEKMLEEEEYLYNKKHIKIQIGLEKIKINKSKLIDFLSMLNENEKKYN from the coding sequence ATGTCATTTTCTTTTAAAAATTCAAAATCAACAAAGATATTTTTAGCGATCTTATTTGCATCATGTTCCTCTTTAAGGATAGAACATGATGAGTTCAATAGCAAATTAAGAGTGTATCAAAATTTAAGCAAAAACTGTGAAATAAAAGGTGTTTTTGACTATAAAAACAAGATAACTCAAATATTCTTATATACTAAATTCAGAAATCATAGCATAATAAGCCAAACTCCACTAAAGCTAACAGATGGAACTAAAATAGAAGGTAAGACAAGATATGAATATAATAACAATGCTTTTATTGGAAACTGGATTAACTATTCTTCATTCAGAATCAGCAAGTCTATTTTAGAAAAAATGCTAGAAGAAGAAGAGTACCTCTATAACAAAAAACATATTAAAATTCAAATCGGATTAGAAAAAATAAAAATTAACAAATCTAAACTTATAGATTTTCTATCTATGCTTAATGAAAATGAAAAAAAATACAATTAA